A genome region from Clostridium pasteurianum includes the following:
- a CDS encoding NAD(P)H-dependent oxidoreductase, giving the protein MNKNILIVIGSPRCERSSSDIISNNLESKLRDSNMNCSKIYLEKMINKKTAIIEKVDKSDVIILISPIYENSLPGTVLEFLETINEDKNKLTNKDRKMFVITNSGFPEVEASKSAITTCSLFARDMNFKWLGGIGVTPGTLMENGELGKTYKKLDASLNLIAKDIRDDKEISKEAFELVSKTFISPLIYRFGGRILQNKTIKNIGKDCFFAKPFEI; this is encoded by the coding sequence ATGAATAAGAATATATTGATTGTAATAGGAAGCCCTAGATGTGAGCGTAGTAGTTCTGATATTATTAGCAATAATTTAGAGAGTAAATTGAGAGACTCCAATATGAACTGCTCTAAAATTTATTTGGAAAAAATGATAAATAAAAAAACTGCAATTATTGAGAAAGTTGACAAATCAGATGTGATAATATTGATATCACCAATATATGAAAATTCGCTTCCAGGTACTGTGTTAGAATTTTTGGAAACAATTAATGAAGATAAAAATAAATTGACTAATAAAGATAGGAAAATGTTTGTTATAACTAATAGTGGTTTTCCTGAAGTTGAAGCAAGTAAAAGTGCAATTACTACATGCAGTTTATTTGCAAGGGATATGAATTTTAAATGGTTAGGTGGAATTGGGGTAACGCCAGGAACACTTATGGAAAACGGCGAATTAGGGAAAACATATAAAAAACTTGATGCATCATTAAATCTTATAGCAAAGGATATCCGTGATGATAAAGAAATCTCTAAAGAGGCTTTTGAATTAGTGTCAAAAACATTTATAAGTCCATTAATATATCGCTTTGGTGGAAGAATACTTCAAAATAAAACTATTAAAAATATAGGTAAAGATTGCTTCTTTGCAAAGCCATTTGAAATATAA
- a CDS encoding CatA-like O-acetyltransferase yields the protein MNTNFHTIDMETWPRVQTYKYFTETVSTVIYSINVTINVTKLTNTLKSKGIKFFLAYLYLITRAMGRHREFLMAIQDNVLGYFDYRTPFYPVFHDDDKTITFLWTEYNDDFEAFYKNYISDIKQYGKSHGSMLPKGAPPSNNYIVSCIPWVAFNGMSMQLQNAKNYYAPIFESGKFTKTEGTITMPLSITVNHAAIDGYHIKMFLDDLQWLIDHTEEWIKDVK from the coding sequence ATGAATACAAATTTTCATACTATTGACATGGAGACATGGCCAAGGGTACAAACATATAAATATTTTACAGAAACAGTATCAACCGTTATTTATTCAATTAACGTAACAATAAATGTTACAAAACTTACGAATACATTAAAAAGTAAAGGTATAAAGTTCTTTCTTGCATATTTATACCTAATAACTAGAGCTATGGGAAGACATCGTGAGTTCCTTATGGCTATTCAAGATAATGTATTAGGCTACTTTGATTATAGAACTCCTTTTTATCCAGTATTCCACGATGATGATAAAACAATAACATTTCTTTGGACAGAATATAATGATGATTTTGAGGCTTTTTATAAAAATTATATTTCAGATATAAAACAATATGGAAAAAGTCACGGCAGTATGTTGCCCAAAGGAGCACCTCCTTCTAATAATTATATTGTATCTTGTATTCCGTGGGTCGCTTTTAATGGTATGTCGATGCAGCTTCAAAATGCAAAGAATTATTATGCACCGATTTTTGAATCAGGTAAATTTACTAAAACGGAGGGCACAATTACAATGCCTTTGTCTATTACAGTTAATCATGCTGCAATAGATGGTTATCATATAAAGATGTTTTTAGATGATTTACAATGGCTGATAGATCATACTGAAGAGTGGATTAAGGATGTAAAATAG
- a CDS encoding oleate hydratase, which produces MKNYDRIHARKPEGIENRHAFIVGGGIAGLSAAAFLAEDGYMPGRNITIYEQLPVVGGSMDGSGNAIDGYVSRGERELEPYMECLWYLFGMVPSLEEDGRTVLDETRECNKNLPIYAKKRLFENQFNGRDISSLGITKADIDNMMKMMSTPENEIEDVTIEQWYTKDFFKSNLWYYWSSMLAFQPYHSLIEMKRYTVRFMQHLDGVENLKGILRTKYDQYNSLIKPLHKWLEDKGVNFITDTTVDEIHVEINGEKKTVTYLGITKNCKCTHVPVSANDLVYFTNGSMTQNSSHGDNKKVAVMDRDLEYRGCFSVWEKLAKVSPVFGKPEKFISAPDKSHFISYTVTIKDYPKFFEYVEKRTTNVTGTAGAITLVDSAWFQSINMPPQPVFPDQPENVQVFWGYGLKGNEVGDYIKKPMKECTGEEILQELLYHLDYIDKYEEMLPHAKIITTMMPYITSQFMPRGLHDRPQIIPKGCTNLAFIGQFVELEGDVVFTVETSVRTAMIAVYRTLQLDKPIMPLFEANHDIRIIVACLKKMLGVETITKDELPAMNPLKLPKMIDQLLKGINSVPKMKDYYPEIDENAK; this is translated from the coding sequence ATGAAAAATTATGACAGAATTCATGCAAGAAAACCTGAAGGAATCGAAAATAGACATGCATTTATTGTAGGTGGCGGTATTGCAGGACTTTCCGCAGCTGCTTTTCTAGCTGAAGACGGCTATATGCCAGGCAGAAATATCACAATTTACGAGCAACTTCCTGTAGTAGGTGGATCTATGGATGGCTCTGGAAACGCTATAGATGGATATGTGAGTCGTGGTGAGCGTGAACTTGAACCTTACATGGAATGTTTATGGTATCTCTTTGGTATGGTACCCTCACTCGAAGAAGATGGACGCACTGTTCTCGATGAAACCCGTGAGTGTAATAAAAATTTACCAATCTATGCAAAGAAGCGCTTATTTGAAAACCAGTTTAACGGGAGAGATATATCCTCCCTTGGAATTACAAAAGCCGATATAGATAATATGATGAAAATGATGTCTACTCCAGAAAATGAAATTGAGGATGTTACTATTGAACAATGGTATACCAAAGATTTCTTTAAAAGCAACCTATGGTATTATTGGTCAAGTATGCTTGCATTTCAACCATATCACAGTCTCATAGAAATGAAACGTTATACCGTACGCTTTATGCAGCACTTAGATGGTGTTGAGAATCTAAAAGGTATCCTTAGAACAAAATATGATCAGTATAATAGCCTTATTAAACCTTTGCATAAATGGCTTGAGGATAAAGGTGTAAATTTCATTACAGATACAACTGTAGATGAAATTCATGTAGAAATTAATGGTGAAAAGAAAACTGTTACGTATCTAGGGATAACTAAGAATTGTAAATGTACTCATGTTCCTGTTTCAGCTAATGACCTTGTTTATTTTACAAATGGCAGCATGACTCAAAACAGCTCTCATGGAGACAATAAAAAAGTTGCTGTTATGGACAGAGATTTAGAATATAGAGGTTGTTTCTCAGTATGGGAAAAGCTTGCTAAAGTAAGCCCTGTATTCGGTAAACCTGAGAAATTCATTTCAGCACCTGATAAGTCTCACTTTATAAGTTACACTGTTACCATTAAAGATTATCCAAAATTTTTTGAATATGTGGAAAAAAGGACAACTAACGTTACAGGTACAGCTGGTGCAATTACATTGGTTGATTCAGCATGGTTCCAATCCATTAATATGCCGCCTCAACCAGTATTCCCAGACCAACCAGAAAATGTTCAGGTATTCTGGGGATATGGTCTAAAAGGTAATGAAGTTGGTGATTACATCAAAAAGCCTATGAAAGAGTGTACAGGCGAAGAAATTTTACAGGAACTATTATATCATCTTGATTACATTGACAAATACGAGGAAATGCTACCTCATGCTAAGATAATTACAACTATGATGCCATATATCACAAGCCAGTTTATGCCTCGTGGTCTGCATGATCGTCCACAAATTATACCCAAAGGATGTACAAACCTAGCATTTATAGGTCAATTTGTAGAACTTGAGGGGGATGTTGTATTCACAGTTGAAACTTCCGTACGTACTGCCATGATTGCAGTTTACCGTACGCTGCAGCTTGATAAGCCTATTATGCCACTTTTTGAAGCAAATCATGATATCCGTATCATAGTTGCCTGCTTAAAGAAAATGTTAGGTGTAGAAACAATTACAAAGGATGAACTTCCAGCTATGAACCCACTAAAGTTGCCAAAAATGATTGACCAATTGCTTAAAGGCATTAATTCCGTTCCAAAGATGAAGGATTATTATCCTGAAATAGATGAAAATGCGAAGTAA
- a CDS encoding TetR/AcrR family transcriptional regulator: MGKKAEYKSSIRSKRLIREAFISLMQEKDLDKITVTDIVTRADINRGTFYAHYQDIRAVIEQIENEILKKMLEFLGEFKYKSFFENPLPLLLKTSRWVEEDLEFYRTLINSHGAEQFLEKLKHIFVNYLENDSDAPDHVKRSSEFFIRINFFVGGIINLYQVWFRGEMDCSLNEISLEISKLIISNSPLFCE; the protein is encoded by the coding sequence ATGGGAAAAAAAGCAGAATATAAAAGTTCCATACGTTCAAAACGATTGATACGAGAAGCATTTATTAGTTTAATGCAGGAAAAGGATCTAGACAAAATTACAGTTACAGACATTGTTACACGTGCGGACATCAACCGAGGTACTTTTTATGCCCACTATCAAGACATAAGGGCAGTTATTGAACAAATAGAAAATGAGATACTTAAGAAAATGCTGGAATTTTTAGGTGAATTTAAATACAAAAGTTTTTTTGAAAATCCATTACCTCTTCTTTTGAAAACTTCAAGGTGGGTGGAGGAGGATCTGGAATTTTATCGCACACTTATTAATTCTCATGGTGCTGAACAATTCCTTGAAAAACTTAAACATATCTTTGTCAATTATTTAGAGAATGATAGTGATGCACCTGATCATGTAAAGAGGTCATCTGAATTTTTTATTCGAATTAATTTCTTTGTTGGAGGTATTATTAATCTTTATCAAGTATGGTTCAGAGGTGAGATGGATTGCTCACTTAATGAAATTTCCCTAGAAATTAGTAAACTTATTATTAGCAATTCTCCGTTATTTTGCGAATAA
- the truA gene encoding tRNA pseudouridine(38-40) synthase TruA, which translates to MQNYKMMIAYDGRKYMGYNKSKGNLEKSIQGKLELILSKLYEKEVEVIGAVNTDAGVHAKGQIVNFIAPDSRLDGKGLFDYFEKYLTDDIIILSVEPVDERFHSRYLMKSVTYEYRLWKKDAPNRPLFERQYVNLMNQTVDVAKIKEAAKELVGENDFLAFTTNKKTRKSIKKILSLDVRETSHEIIITMTANGFLLNMERVIVGTLIEVGLGQLPMNIIQKAFKSRDMKDVGHKASADALCLLSIEY; encoded by the coding sequence ATGCAAAATTATAAGATGATGATAGCCTATGATGGTAGAAAATATATGGGGTATAATAAATCCAAAGGTAACTTAGAAAAGAGTATTCAAGGTAAGTTAGAATTGATATTATCAAAACTCTATGAAAAAGAGGTAGAGGTTATTGGTGCGGTTAATACTGATGCAGGGGTACATGCTAAAGGACAAATTGTTAATTTTATAGCACCAGATAGTAGGTTAGACGGAAAAGGACTTTTTGATTATTTCGAAAAATATTTAACTGATGATATCATTATATTATCAGTAGAACCTGTTGATGAAAGATTTCACAGTAGATATTTAATGAAAAGTGTAACTTACGAATATCGTTTATGGAAGAAAGATGCTCCTAATCGTCCTTTGTTTGAAAGACAGTATGTTAATTTAATGAATCAAACAGTAGATGTAGCTAAAATTAAAGAAGCTGCAAAAGAGCTTGTAGGTGAAAATGATTTCTTGGCTTTTACTACTAATAAGAAAACAAGGAAATCAATTAAAAAAATACTCTCTCTTGATGTAAGGGAAACTAGTCATGAGATTATTATTACTATGACAGCAAATGGATTTTTATTAAATATGGAAAGAGTAATAGTAGGTACATTAATTGAGGTGGGACTTGGTCAATTACCTATGAATATAATTCAGAAAGCTTTTAAGTCTAGGGATATGAAAGATGTAGGTCATAAAGCTAGTGCAGATGCACTTTGTTTATTAAGTATTGAATACTAA
- a CDS encoding alpha/beta hydrolase family protein, protein MVKFEVGSYKLNENSNFNFQLNRVIMWDGGRLEDVKKVSQDIHSSSDWKKSMIAIGDEALSEGREKNAIAYYRMSEFFMYDGDPDKKKYYVLATKIFYEYYSDYFKNGKVKQYKVPYEDVVLPVMFTKAEKEKKGTILLHGGNDSYMEEFFFSMLYFAEMGYDTYLFEGPGQGGVMRVQGKHFTYKWEKPVKAVLDYLKLDGVTIIGASLGGMLAPRAAAFESRIKNVIAWSVFTNFADVLIGKRPKKVQKVTNFCMKHNLDFVLNNIIKMKMKKGNELVKWGFLHGMYAYEAKTPFEYLKKMNEYQIYNIADKIKQDVLIIGAKKDHFIDYRTVGLEINALTNAKSIAVRIFTEQEHGEAHCNLGNLKLCFDTMIDWIELMKSKE, encoded by the coding sequence ATGGTTAAATTTGAGGTAGGAAGCTATAAATTAAATGAAAATTCCAATTTCAACTTTCAGCTAAATCGTGTAATTATGTGGGATGGTGGAAGACTGGAAGATGTGAAGAAGGTATCGCAAGATATTCATTCTAGCAGTGATTGGAAAAAGAGTATGATAGCCATAGGAGATGAGGCACTTAGCGAAGGAAGAGAGAAAAATGCTATTGCTTATTATAGAATGAGTGAATTTTTCATGTATGATGGTGATCCAGATAAGAAAAAGTATTATGTTTTGGCAACAAAAATTTTTTATGAATATTATTCGGACTATTTTAAAAACGGAAAAGTAAAACAATATAAAGTTCCTTATGAAGATGTAGTACTTCCTGTAATGTTCACAAAAGCTGAAAAGGAGAAGAAAGGAACAATACTTCTTCATGGTGGAAATGATTCATATATGGAAGAATTCTTTTTTTCTATGCTTTATTTTGCAGAAATGGGATATGATACTTACCTGTTTGAAGGACCTGGACAGGGTGGTGTTATGCGTGTTCAAGGAAAACATTTTACATACAAGTGGGAAAAACCAGTAAAAGCAGTACTTGACTACCTTAAGTTAGATGGAGTTACTATAATTGGAGCATCCCTTGGAGGTATGCTTGCGCCGCGTGCAGCCGCTTTTGAGAGCAGAATTAAGAATGTTATTGCATGGTCAGTATTTACTAATTTTGCAGATGTACTGATTGGAAAACGCCCTAAAAAAGTACAGAAAGTAACTAATTTTTGTATGAAGCACAATTTAGATTTTGTATTGAATAATATTATAAAAATGAAAATGAAAAAGGGTAATGAACTTGTAAAATGGGGATTTCTCCATGGAATGTATGCTTACGAAGCAAAGACACCATTTGAATATCTCAAAAAAATGAATGAGTATCAGATTTATAATATAGCTGATAAGATTAAGCAGGATGTTTTAATTATTGGGGCAAAAAAAGATCATTTTATTGATTACCGTACAGTTGGATTAGAAATTAATGCTTTAACTAATGCAAAGTCCATTGCAGTTAGAATTTTTACGGAACAAGAGCATGGTGAAGCACATTGCAATTTAGGAAATTTAAAACTTTGTTTTGATACGATGATTGACTGGATTGAACTTATGAAAAGTAAGGAATAA
- a CDS encoding class I SAM-dependent methyltransferase → MTMELEKYYNKFCEDKRLTTRYGQVEYITSMKYIHEYLQDSKTAKILDVGAGTGRYSVKLANEGYDVTAIELVKHNLGTLKAKGSSVNAYQGSALDLSRFSENTFDMTLVFGPMYHLYTFEDKVQALKEAKRVTKTNGTILVAYCMNEYSVITYGFKENNILRCVNAGKLTHDFHTVSQPEDLYDYVRLEDINKLNEEVKLERIKIIAADGPADYMRPTLNAMDEETFKLFMKYHFSTCERPELLGASAHTVDILMKK, encoded by the coding sequence ATAACAATGGAACTTGAAAAATATTATAATAAATTCTGTGAGGACAAAAGATTAACCACAAGGTATGGTCAGGTTGAATACATTACTTCTATGAAATATATTCATGAGTATTTACAAGATAGCAAGACTGCAAAAATTTTAGATGTAGGTGCAGGGACAGGAAGATACTCTGTTAAACTTGCAAATGAAGGATATGATGTTACTGCAATTGAACTTGTAAAACATAATTTAGGTACTTTAAAGGCCAAAGGAAGTTCAGTAAATGCATATCAGGGATCAGCCTTAGATTTATCAAGATTTTCAGAAAATACTTTTGATATGACCTTAGTGTTTGGACCGATGTATCATTTGTATACTTTTGAAGATAAAGTTCAAGCATTGAAGGAAGCAAAAAGAGTAACTAAAACCAATGGTACTATATTAGTTGCATATTGTATGAATGAATATAGCGTAATAACTTATGGTTTTAAGGAAAATAATATTTTAAGGTGTGTTAATGCTGGCAAACTTACTCATGATTTCCATACTGTATCACAGCCAGAGGATTTATATGATTATGTAAGACTTGAAGATATTAATAAGTTAAATGAAGAGGTAAAATTAGAAAGAATAAAAATAATTGCAGCAGATGGGCCAGCTGATTACATGAGACCTACTTTGAATGCTATGGATGAAGAAACCTTTAAGCTTTTCATGAAGTATCATTTTTCTACGTGTGAAAGACCAGAACTTCTTGGTGCAAGTGCACATACTGTTGATATTTTGATGAAGAAATAA
- a CDS encoding flavodoxin family protein has product MKVTLINGYDKKNDLYEKCIENINRCLDKRGDTFNINDLSKLNIKNCMGCDSCQSIKPGLCAINDGVNEILKEYINSDIAIIITPIRFGTCNSITKKFIDRTEPLFLPYQTSKKGRTVMKNRYDRYPYVIVIGIADNTNESSIKAFRNTFMNCNLFVQGSEIKIEIIENELDLDKINFLE; this is encoded by the coding sequence ATGAAGGTTACATTAATAAACGGATATGATAAAAAGAATGATCTTTATGAGAAATGCATTGAAAATATAAATAGATGTTTAGATAAAAGAGGGGATACTTTTAACATAAATGATTTAAGTAAGTTAAATATAAAAAATTGCATGGGGTGTGATTCCTGTCAAAGTATAAAACCAGGTTTATGTGCTATTAATGATGGTGTTAATGAAATTTTAAAGGAGTATATAAACAGCGATATTGCTATTATAATTACACCTATTAGGTTTGGTACGTGCAATTCAATTACTAAAAAATTCATTGATAGAACCGAACCTCTTTTTTTACCATATCAGACTTCAAAAAAAGGAAGAACTGTTATGAAAAATAGATATGATAGATATCCTTATGTTATTGTCATTGGTATTGCGGATAATACTAATGAAAGTTCTATTAAAGCTTTCAGAAATACATTTATGAATTGCAACTTGTTTGTTCAAGGCAGTGAAATAAAAATTGAAATAATTGAGAACGAACTAGATTTAGATAAAATTAATTTTTTAGAGTAG